In the genome of Paenibacillus pabuli, one region contains:
- a CDS encoding YjcZ family sporulation protein, with amino-acid sequence MSEIKGTGYGYGYGGFGGGAWTSTGAILVLFILLVIISRTFIV; translated from the coding sequence ATGAGCGAAATCAAAGGCACAGGATACGGTTACGGATACGGCGGCTTTGGCGGTGGAGCATGGACATCAACTGGCGCAATTCTGGTATTGTTCATCCTGCTTGTTATCATTTCTCGTACATTCATAGTGTAA
- a CDS encoding TIGR00730 family Rossman fold protein: protein MKRICVFAGSNPGNHPDYTQQAIKLGQQIADRGYALVYGGSCMGLMGAVADAALEQGGEVIGVMPTGLFRGEVVHGGLTQLIEVGTMHERKATMAQLSDGFVALPGGMGTFEELFEVLCWAQIGIHRKPVGLLNVNGYYEPLMKMVEHSVHEGFSNTSHLSLWSLESDPAELLNRMSSYIPVQLTQKWSQLHDK, encoded by the coding sequence TTGAAACGTATATGTGTTTTTGCAGGCTCCAACCCGGGAAATCACCCCGATTACACACAGCAGGCAATTAAATTGGGTCAACAGATCGCCGATCGTGGGTACGCACTTGTCTATGGCGGTTCATGTATGGGATTAATGGGTGCGGTCGCGGATGCTGCTCTGGAGCAGGGTGGAGAAGTAATTGGTGTCATGCCGACTGGCTTATTTCGTGGAGAAGTCGTACATGGTGGTCTTACGCAGTTGATTGAAGTGGGGACGATGCATGAACGCAAGGCAACGATGGCCCAGTTATCCGATGGCTTTGTAGCTCTTCCTGGTGGCATGGGGACATTTGAGGAATTATTCGAGGTTCTTTGCTGGGCACAAATCGGCATTCATCGTAAACCCGTCGGTTTGTTAAATGTGAATGGATATTATGAGCCGTTGATGAAAATGGTTGAGCACAGCGTGCATGAAGGATTCTCCAATACTTCACATCTCAGTCTATGGAGTCTGGAATCTGATCCGGCGGAACTGTTGAACCGGATGTCATCCTATATTCCGGTACAGTTGACCCAGAAGTGGTCACAGCTTCATGATAAATAA
- the ung gene encoding uracil-DNA glycosylase, producing the protein MFDNDWDTVLKEETEAEYFNNIRYALAAEYKTQTIFPPKEDLFSALKLTPYHSVKAVIIGQDPYHGAGQAQGLSFSVRPGVRIPPSLKNIYKELHADLGLPIPNHGSLVHWAEQGVLLLNAVLTVREGQPNSHQGLGWQTFTDAVIRALNERSEPMVFMLWGSHAQKKGAFINRDKHLVLESTHPSPLAAHRGFLGSRPFSKANEFLTSKGIEPIDWTIPEN; encoded by the coding sequence ATGTTTGATAACGATTGGGACACTGTGCTCAAGGAAGAGACTGAAGCGGAGTATTTCAACAATATTCGTTATGCACTCGCCGCAGAGTATAAAACACAGACCATCTTTCCACCGAAGGAAGATTTGTTCTCGGCTCTAAAATTGACCCCGTATCATAGTGTCAAGGCCGTTATTATCGGTCAGGACCCTTATCACGGAGCGGGTCAGGCTCAAGGATTAAGTTTCTCGGTCAGACCGGGGGTGCGCATTCCTCCTTCTTTGAAAAATATATATAAGGAGCTCCACGCGGATCTGGGTCTGCCGATTCCGAATCACGGATCGCTGGTTCATTGGGCAGAGCAGGGTGTGCTGTTGCTTAATGCGGTTCTGACGGTACGAGAAGGGCAGCCGAACTCCCATCAGGGACTGGGATGGCAGACGTTTACAGACGCTGTAATCCGGGCGTTGAATGAACGTTCCGAACCGATGGTATTTATGCTTTGGGGCAGCCATGCTCAGAAGAAAGGGGCATTCATTAACCGGGACAAACACCTGGTGTTGGAATCTACGCATCCAAGTCCACTTGCAGCGCATCGTGGCTTCCTGGGCAGTCGTCCTTTTTCCAAAGCCAATGAATTCTTGACCTCCAAAGGTATTGAACCGATTGATTGGACGATACCGGAAAACTAG
- a CDS encoding MalY/PatB family protein — MKYDFDEIIDRTGTNAMNTDGFRQYIFNATEDMKFPFKDEEFIRMWIADMEFATPPEIREAVKERLDRKIMGYSQVFDPAYYEAVSNWMERYYNWSFPKEHLETSHGIIPALYELVEYICKPNEKVLIVTPSYGFFKSAAEHNQLELVCSDLINEQGHYSIDFADFEAKASDEQVTLCIFCNPHNPSGRIWSTEELQRVGEICLNHNVWIISDEIHCDLLRTGKKHTPLAKLFPGTDRIVTCMSPSKTFNMAGLMFSNVIIANEGLRTIWQTRHYGFKNPLSIAATQAAYEHGDEWLKQLKTYLDDNFAFVDQYVKRYLPQAVFHIPEATYLAWIDITAYVPENVNLPLFFAEQAGVLLEDGHMFVANGGGCIRLNLACPRSVLEEGLRRISTVLVNKDEVVPVQV; from the coding sequence ATGAAGTATGATTTTGATGAGATTATTGATCGTACAGGAACCAATGCCATGAATACAGATGGTTTCCGTCAATATATTTTTAACGCAACAGAAGATATGAAATTTCCCTTTAAGGATGAAGAATTTATTCGCATGTGGATTGCAGATATGGAGTTTGCCACGCCTCCCGAAATACGCGAAGCAGTCAAGGAGCGTCTTGACCGGAAAATCATGGGGTACTCTCAGGTGTTCGATCCGGCATATTACGAAGCTGTCTCCAACTGGATGGAGCGTTACTACAATTGGTCTTTTCCCAAGGAACATTTGGAGACATCACATGGGATCATTCCGGCTCTATATGAATTGGTTGAATACATTTGCAAACCGAATGAGAAGGTGCTGATTGTGACACCCTCCTATGGTTTTTTCAAATCGGCTGCGGAGCATAATCAGCTTGAACTGGTTTGCTCAGATCTGATCAATGAGCAGGGACATTATTCGATAGACTTTGCAGATTTTGAAGCCAAAGCCAGTGATGAACAAGTCACGTTATGTATTTTTTGCAATCCGCATAACCCGTCTGGACGTATCTGGTCAACAGAAGAGTTACAACGTGTGGGCGAGATCTGTCTGAATCATAACGTGTGGATCATCTCGGATGAAATTCATTGTGACTTGCTGCGTACAGGGAAGAAGCATACGCCTCTTGCCAAGCTGTTTCCAGGTACAGATCGAATCGTTACCTGTATGTCGCCGAGCAAAACGTTCAACATGGCGGGCCTCATGTTCTCCAACGTCATTATTGCAAATGAAGGGCTTCGAACGATCTGGCAAACCCGCCATTATGGGTTCAAAAATCCGCTGAGCATTGCTGCGACTCAAGCTGCTTACGAACATGGTGACGAATGGCTGAAACAGTTGAAAACGTATCTCGATGATAACTTTGCTTTTGTGGACCAGTATGTGAAACGCTATCTGCCACAGGCGGTCTTTCATATTCCGGAAGCTACGTATCTGGCATGGATTGATATCACGGCATACGTCCCCGAAAATGTAAACCTGCCCTTATTTTTCGCTGAACAAGCGGGGGTATTGCTTGAAGATGGTCATATGTTTGTAGCTAATGGGGGCGGATGTATCCGCCTGAACCTGGCATGTCCGCGTTCGGTTCTTGAAGAAGGGCTCAGAAGAATAAGTACCGTGTTGGTCAACAAAGATGAGGTTGTACCCGTTCAAGTTTGA
- a CDS encoding helix-turn-helix domain-containing protein: protein MNTINKEVGKKIRNFRKWKGLTVQQLADRIHKSKATLSKYESGDITLDVVTLHQIADSLNIQVEQLLYIEPKQASPLLNTVPSSFFKNSTRFYSYFYDGRNNSLIRCVIDMMAQSDANRYRTVMYMNVKNFENYQECENMYWGHTEHYDTLTTLILKNQATPLENLYINILASFQESEKKWGLMAGVSFRPFMPIALKMLFSRTPLPENPELYNELKISKEDLRTLKIYNMLAVT, encoded by the coding sequence ATGAACACCATCAACAAAGAAGTGGGCAAGAAAATCCGTAATTTTCGCAAATGGAAAGGATTGACGGTTCAGCAGCTGGCGGATCGGATTCACAAAAGCAAAGCTACGCTGTCCAAATATGAGAGTGGTGATATTACGCTTGATGTGGTCACGCTGCATCAAATTGCCGATTCATTGAACATTCAGGTGGAGCAGCTGCTGTATATTGAGCCTAAGCAAGCATCCCCCCTTCTGAATACTGTTCCGTCCAGCTTTTTCAAAAATTCCACGCGGTTTTATTCGTACTTTTATGACGGGCGCAACAACAGCCTTATCCGTTGTGTCATTGATATGATGGCGCAGTCGGACGCCAATCGTTATCGAACCGTAATGTATATGAACGTCAAAAATTTTGAGAATTATCAGGAATGCGAAAATATGTATTGGGGTCACACCGAGCATTATGACACACTCACCACGCTGATTCTCAAAAATCAGGCCACACCGCTGGAAAACCTGTATATTAACATTCTGGCCTCTTTTCAGGAGTCCGAGAAAAAGTGGGGGTTGATGGCAGGCGTTTCCTTCCGCCCCTTTATGCCCATCGCATTGAAAATGTTATTCTCTCGAACGCCTTTGCCTGAAAATCCGGAGTTATATAACGAGCTGAAAATTTCAAAAGAAGATCTGCGCACGTTAAAGATCTATAATATGCTCGCCGTTACCTAA